A section of the Falco peregrinus isolate bFalPer1 chromosome 3, bFalPer1.pri, whole genome shotgun sequence genome encodes:
- the HIVEP1 gene encoding zinc finger protein 40 isoform X3, producing the protein MEGMTEEDVSVCFDKIEEAQKQLNGTEDQQREITDAGTRGTQDAIKGVKRKKIVTENHLKKIPKSPLRSPAEAKAKQSVDPSPLKALPDASEHATAQDHLPVQNGNQGTKQNEGALGSEISVETTKSETSMQTKLSLAHQSLDLGKQAVEDTDATQLNSPEKKCLSNSSSSKTKTDSNECIDFVACSTSSPCTRTAFDVLLKAMEPELNTLAQECPPYGMQIEKLRPNKTVSTSSSLTSNTMSVQNQPALSQHEFAAGPHYYPSTLNNVHVAAAAKTGQAQGQSVSHSQDLITKTSQQNHQVVMCPSFTRSLVQQQSQESPKLQQIYSIAVTSSVVHTSSSTVTQVFSQNQLVATSSSPLSISTSSSTHLSIGPMYNSAQIASVVNHGVEQICSLLKDQKPKKLGKYVCEYCNRACAKPSVLQKHIRSHTGERPYPCVTCGFSFKTKSNLYKHKKSHAHAIKLGLVPQPDSGGLFLSHDSDKALSIHSDVEESGESEDEGTADERQDDQELEPAQIVKVISGAETLRKGSPVPLSNPDCIPADSSLHETEPQVRAALPKVVVHPVNVSPLRADSPKVTEPAPELAAVQRKGDFKVTALQSNLTHTASFKENDIKQHQKVDMDLLEEQLGSAVGAVHAQLQRQQATDGSQDQQGKCLLSPRSLGSTDSGYFSRSESADQTMSPPAPFTRGLLTSEKDPNKNLPCVPRTSGVVASVVQTVCAEKNLILSGQMRPPMATKTLEERISKLISDNEAVVDDKQLDSVKPRRTSLSRRGSIDSPKSYIFKDSFQFDLKPMGRRTSSSSDIPKSPFTPTEKSKQVFLLSVPSLDCLPITRSNSMPTTSYSAVPPNVIPPSHPLRGSQSFDDKIGSLYDDVFVSGPAPPLNQGGHPRTLVRQAAIEDSSTGESQVLGSLRSVEESYLGCNLPNDSVLQRSKSLAQGPNLEKTKKSPQVRGTMFECETCRNRYRKLENFENHKKFYCSELHGPKTKAAVREPEHKTVPNSTQPQILHYRVTTSTGVWEQTPQIRKRRKMKSVGDDDDPQQNDTSVPSKNAEGQSKPASSSSVSKHSVTAVVGSQQPSNLLLQSSQIQLVARGTDQTTEPKMAPLIEKQASSVVQEKVELKRQGTGISVIQHTNSLSRNSSFEKSESFERVSPVSSQEPNKVAKHRSLNTVVIQEDRHCHLNTLQHHQPLSAEAPRGEVQGSQIVSNERSAPLQPSRLVRQHNIQVPEILVTEEPDRDQENQCSDQEKTERFNWPQRSETLSKLPTEKLPPKKKRIRLAEMEHSSAESSVDSTLSRSLSRESSLSHASSFSASLDKDETSKAENPCKAEPVSKSSEFLMIPAGSHALAVPGPHYREMRRAASEQISCTQPSMEVVDYRSKSFDCGSVSPSKPAPLVEIAAPKASSANGVTGHVPLLERRRGPFVRQISLNIAPENHQPQVKLTSSFQMAQATDVPTVPLHQLQTSGKSSVEFPSSTQHSQTHSRPHSAIQDGNPVSLSSVQQPLNHVVNNQGQPSLTPQPSQSSTKTSAQGEQVSAYALSSCPNEKQDCFAPKYQLQVKTLHIGQPYSSKLLKNTLSTQTVPSQVGVDQSASTFELQTKLSDMSNPYSVPPLKQIVPNNCSSQIHQIPPFVVPVRIHSSMPSYGFATVTPLPHILVTQDQVNQSVCKTNVVTVPTLEGKTQLPKSHKDRQRTLPNSFENSQPESGTRNSPLSSSLHIIQKVPVSGLFPQPEATASSKRMLSPANSLDIAMEKQQKRVKDESGAACMTDARPSHSLNVRPNDSTSKQKKPVLVRQVCTTDPLENHLLDPDGVAQHEKSSKAGASDLLLPDHHSSDTGVSDTLKESPESEDIKSSASPAFVVRKPSELSPVNNQSSLLKPVSSSQERKSPGNSNESKHISSQGQAKPVTTLAAMNVGEMQRLSFPSLKTTTSFTWCYLLKRKPLHLLQNDQKISAYSTWTVSPNNPNPLGLSTKVALSLLNSKQKVEKPLYTQARTTHPRSDVLVYSSKWKNSLTKRALNRKKLTATEFSNKENSESSTEHDKENSFIKTEPRRVKIFDGGYKSNEDYVYVRGRGRGKYICEECGIRCKKPSMLKKHIRTHTDVRPYHCNYCNFSFKTKGNLTKHMKSKAHSKKCMDLGVSVGLIDDQDGEEEFGEKQRFGYDQSGYDVEESDGADEDENDNEDDDEDSQAESVLSTTPSVTASPQHHPSRHGLQDAASTDEDIRLPDCFAGVHTDSMDGLPKALLTKMTVLSTVQSVSRTSRSPAEFTHQEAHEDKAQERGAGPRSASVTLADVGPTSPGRQMSVDYPDPEPALDHSLISTAALTKSTSSVSSPSSPADHSMQTAALSPYAESPEEKLAGCPQHVTEPRAPQTHLFSHLPLHSQRQAKAPYGTVPIGGIQVVPAGLATYSTFVPIQAGPVQLTIPTVSVIHRTTSTLGEAGGTATGAAANPMGVAEVNSVVPCIPIGQVSVPGIQGLGTPGLQTLPPLGMETVNILGLANTNIAPQMRPSGITLNAVGLQVLTAGAAPQGNPSPQAHIPGLQILNIALPTLIPSVSPVGAEGHGAAEAPAPGSKAKACEAQPEPPPAGFPAAEAGQAGRAASPQAAAGGQRYGGTGHPEPAPLTDYERPRGPGKADPEKTDLASPAKPKRSVPSLQVKRAAPAEPRSKGNPDALTKSPVHRTVSPDRQVHRPATLPRRQNTVQFSDGSSDDEDRLVIAT; encoded by the exons AAATCACCGATGCTGGTACTAGAGGAACCCAAGATGCAATTAAGggtgtgaaaagaaaaaagattgtgACTGAAAACcatctaaaaaaaataccaaaatcgCCTTTGAGAAGCCCCGCCGAAGCCAAGGCTAAGCAAAGTGTAGACCCTTCACCGCTAAAAGCCCTTCCAGATGCCTCTGAACATGCCACGGCGCAGGATCACCTACCCGTGCAAAATGGAAATCAGGGTACCAAACAGAACGAGGGGGCACTTGGTAGTGAGATAAGTGTTGAAACAACCAAATCTGAGACATCGATGCAGACAAAGCTTTCACTGGCACATCAGTCCTTAGATTTAGGTAAGCAGGCAGTGGAGGATACTGATGCAACCCAACTGAACTCGCCAGAGAAGAAGTGTCTCTCAAACTCCTCatcaagcaaaacaaagactGACAGTAATGAATGTATTGATTTTGTTGCTTGCAGTACGTCATCCCCATGTACACGTACTGCATTCGATGTCTTATTAAAAGCTATGGAGCCTGAACTGAACACTTTAGCACAAGAGTGCCCCCCTTATGGGATGCAGATAGAGAAACTGAGACCAAATAAAACTGTAAGCACCTCTTCTAGTCTCACGTCCAATACAATGAGTGTCCAAAATCAGCCTGCTTTGTCACAGCATGAGTTTGCAGCCGGACCTCACTATTACCCGTCTACGTTAAACAATGTGCatgtagcagcagcagccaagacTGGACAAGCACAAGGCCAATCAGTTTCTCATTCACAAGACCTTATTACTAAAACCAGTCAACAAAATCACCAGGTTGTTATGTGTCCAAGTTTCACTAGGTCGCTGGTGCAACAGCAGAGTCAGGAAAGCCCCAAACTCCAGCAGATATACAGCATAGCAGTAACTTCATCTGTTGTTCACACCTCATCTTCCACTGTAACTCAGGTTTTTTCGCAAAACCAGTTAGTAGCTACTTCGTCTTCACCTTTGTCAATTAGCACATCAAGCTCAACACACTTGTCTATAGGTCCCATGTATAATTCAGCCCAGATAGCATCAGTTGTAAACCATGGTGTAGAACAAATATGTAGCCTCTTGAAAGACCAGAAGCCTAAAAAGCTAGGGAAGTATGTCTGTGAGTATTGTAATCGGGCTTGTGCCAAGCCAAGTGTTCTCCAAAAGCACATCCGATCCCATACTGGAGAGCGACCATATCCTTGTGTGACGTGtgggttttcatttaaaaccaaaagcaatCTGTACAAGCACAAAAAATCTCATGCACATGCTATCAAACTTGGACTTGTCCCACAGCCAGATTCAGGTGGCCTCTTCCTATCTCATGACTCGGACAAAGCACTTAGCATTCATTCGGATGTGGAAGAAAGTGGTGAAAGTGAAGATGAAGGCACTGCTGATGAAAGACAAGATGATCAAGAACTGGAACCTGCACAAATAGTGAAAGTAATTTCGGGTGCGGAAACTTTGCGGAAGGGAAGCCCTGTTCCATTAAGCAACCCAGACTGTATACCTGCTGACTCTTCGTTACATGAGACAGAACCTCAAGTAAGGGCAGCTTTACCAAAAGTAGTAGTTCATCCTGTAAATGTTTCTCCATTAAGGGCCGATAGCCCAAAAGTAACGGAACCAGCACCTGAGCTTGCTGCAGTGCAGAGAAAAGGAGATTTTAAAGTGACAGCTCTTCAGTCAAATTTAACACATACGGCCTCATTCAAGGAGAATGACATAAAGCAGCATCAGAAAGTAGACATGGACTTGTTAGAGGAACAGCTGGGATCTGCAGTAGGAGCGGTGCATGCCCAGCTCCAGAGACAACAGGCAACTGATGGTTCCCAGGATCAGCAAGGAAAATGTCTCTTGAGCCCTAGAAGTTTAGGTAGTACCGATTCTGGTTATTTCTCTCGTTCTGAAAGTGCCGATCAAACCATGAGCCCACCAGCTCCTTTCACAAGAGGACTGCTGACCTCCGAAAAAGATCCAAACAAAAACCTGCCCTGTGTGCCACGAACAAGTGGTGTGGTAGCATCAGTGGTACAAACtgtttgtgctgaaaaaaatctgattcttTCTGGCCAAATGCGACCTCCCATGGCAACAAAAACTCTTGAGGAGCGTATCTCTAAGTTAATTTCTGATAATGAAGCTGTTGTGGATGACAAACAGTTAGATAGCGTGAAACCAAGAAGAACATCTCTTTCAAGAAGAGGAAGCATAGATTCACCAAAATCCTACATATTTAAGGATTCTTTCCAGTTTGATTTAAAGCCCATGGGAAGAAGAACTAGCTCAAGCTCTGATATACCAAAGTCTCCTTTCACACCCACTGAGAAATCGAagcaagtttttcttctttctgtaccATCCCTTGACTGTTTACCTATCACACGAAGTAATTCCATGCCAACTACCAGTTACTCGGCAGTACCTCCAAATGTTATACCTCCCTCTCATCCCCTTCGAGGAAGTCAGTCATTTGATGATAAAATTGGCTCTTTATACGATGATGTGTTTGTATCAGGACCTGCTCCTCCGCTGAACCAAGGTGGACATCCTCGGACCCTCGTTAGACAGGCAGCAATAGAAGATTCTTCTACTGGTGAAAGCCAAGTTCTTGGATCGTTGCGGTCTGTAGAAGAAAGTTATCTGGGGTGTAATTTACCAAATGATTCTGTATTGCAAAGGAGCAAGTCCCTGGCACAGGGACCAAATTTAGAGAAAACGAAGAAGTCCCCTCAGGTGCGAGGAACAATGTTTGAGTGTGAAACCTGCAGAAACAGATatagaaaactggaaaattttgAAAACCACAAGAAATTTTATTGTTCAGAGTTGCATGGACCTAAAACTAAAGCAGCAGTCAGAGAGCCTGAGCATAAAACTGTTCCAAACAGTACACAGCCTCAAATTCTACATTACAGAGTCACTACTTCAACTGGTGTTTGGGAGCAGACACCCCAGataaggaaaagaagaaaaatgaaaagtgttGGCGATGATGATGACCCACAGCAAAATGATACAAGCGTACCATCAAAGAACGCAGAAGGCCAAAGCAAGCCAGCAAGTTCTTCCAGTGTGTCAAAACACAGTGTGACAGCGGTGGTAGGATCGCAACAGCCAAGCAACCTTCTGCTTCAGAGTTCCCAAATTCAGCTTGTGGCTCGAGGCACAGATCAGACTACCGAGCCAAAGATGGCTCCACTCATTGAAAAGCAGGCAAGCTCAGTTGTGCAAGAAAAAGTGGAGTTGAAAAGACAAGGGACTGGCATTTCAGTAATACAGCACACCAATTCACTGAGCAGAAATAGCTCGTTTGAGAAATCAGAGTCATTTGAAAGAGTGTCACCGGTTTCTTCTCAAGAGCCCAACAAGGTTGCAAAGCACCGCTCTTTGAATACAGTTGTCATCCAAGAGGATAGACACTGTCATCTGAATACTCTCCAGCACCATCAGCCCCTGTCAGCAGAAGCACCTAGAGGGGAAGTTCAGGGAAGCCAAATAGTTTCTAATGAGAGAAGTGCACCGCTTCAGCCATCGAGACTTGTTCGCCAGCATAACATCCAGGTTCCTGAGATACTGGTCACAGAAGAACCAGACAGGGACCAAGAAAACCAGTGCAGCGATCAGGAAAAGACGGAAAGGTTTAACTGGCCACAGCGCAGTGAGACACTGTCAAAATTGCCAACAGAAAAGCTTCcaccaaagaagaaaaggattcGCTTGGCTGAAATGGAGCATTCATCTGCAGAATCAAGTGTTGACTCCACACTTTCCAGAAGCCTAAGTCGGGAGAGTAGCTTGTCTCATGCCTCCAGTTTCTCAGCTTCACTTGATAAAGATGAAACTTCAAAGGCTGAGAACCCTTGCAAAGCAGAACCTGTTAGTAAGTCGTCAGAGTTCCTCATGATTCCCGCTGGCTCGCACGCACTGGCTGTACCTGGACCTCATTACCGGGAAATGAGACGTGCTGCCTCAGAGCAAATCAGCTGCACGCAGCCATCAATGGAGGTTGTGGACTACAGGAGTAAGTCTTTCGACTGTGGAAGCGTGTCTCCGTCAAAACCTGCCCCGCTCGTAGAGATAGCCGCTCCGAAAGCATCATCTGCAAATGGAGTGACTGGACATGTGCCTCTGCTAGAAAGGAGAAGGGGGCCATTTGTAAGACAGATATCTTTAAATATTGCTCCAGAAAATCATCAGCCTCAAGTTAAATTGACTTCCTCATTTCAGATGGCTCAAGCTACGGATGTGCCCACAGTGCCATTGCACCAGCTGCAGACCTCCGGCAAATCTTCGGTGGAGTTCCCTTCAAGTACTCAGCATTCACAGACTCACTCCAGGCCTCACTCAGCAATTCAAGATGGTAATCCTGTTAGCCTGTCTTCTGTCCAGCAGCCTCTAAATCATGTGGTGAATAATCAAGGACAGCCATCCTTGACTCCTCAGCCTTCCCAGTCATCAACTAAAACATCAGCCCAAGGGGAACAAGTGAGTGCATATGCGCTTTCTTCTTGTCCCAACGAAAAACAGGATTGTTTTGCTCCGAAGTATCAACTTCAAGTTAAAACATTACATATAGGTCAGCCATACTCTTCTAAATTGctaaaaaatactttatcaaCTCAGACTGTTCCAAGTCAGGTTGGGGTGGACCAGAGTGCATCCACCTTTGAACTGCAGACTAAACTGTCTGACATGTCTAATCCGTACTCTGTGCCTCCTCTAAAGCAAATTGTCCCTAATAACTGCAGCAGTCAAATACATCAGATTCCTCCTTTTGTGGTTCCCGTCCGTATTCACAGCAGTATGCCATCCTACGGCTTTGCAACGGTTACACCCCTTCCTCACATTTTAGTGACCCAGGATCAGGTAAATCAGtctgtttgcaaaacaaatgttGTGACAGTGCCAACGCTTGAAGGCAAAACTCAGCTGCCAAAATCTCACAAAGATCGTCAGAGGACTTTGCCAAATTCATTTGAAAATTCACAACCAGAAAGTGGAACCAGAAATTCACCTTTGTCAAGCTCTTTGCATATTATTCAGAAAGTGCCAGTTAGTGGACTCTTCCCTCAACCAGAAGCTACAGCTTCAAGTAAACGAATGCTTTCCCCAGCCAACAGTTTAGATATTGCCatggaaaaacagcaaaaacGCGTTAAAGATGAGAGTGGAGCTGCATGTATGACAGATGCTAGACCATCGCATTCACTGAACGTTAGACCTAATGACTCTACTAGTAAGCAAAAGAAGCCAGTTTTGGTAAGACAGGTTTGCACCACAGACCCTCTTGAAAATCACCTCTTAGACCCTGATGGCGTTGCACAgcatgaaaaaagcagcaaagcgGGTGCTTCAGACCTGCTGTTGCCTGACCATCATTCATCTGACACTGGGGTTTCGGACACCTTAAAGGAGTCACCAGAATCTGAAGACATTAAGTCTTCAGCATCACCGGCGTTTGTAGTTAGGAAACCATCTGAATTATCTCCAGTGAATAATCAGAGTTCTCTTCTCAAGCCTGTAAGTAGCAGTCAAGAAAGAAAGTCCCCAGGTAACAGTAATGAGAGCAAGCACATCAGTAGCCAGGGCCAAGCAAAACCTGTAACTACACTGGCTGCGATGAATGTAGGAGAAATGCAGAGGTTATCATTTCCAAGCCTGAAGACCACAACGAGTTTTACCTGGTGTTACCTCCTCAAGAGAAAACCATTGCATTTGCTGCAGAACGATCAGAAAATCTCAGCCTATTCTACATGGACCGTTAGTCCCAACAATCCCAATCCACTTGGTTTGTCGACAAAGGTAGCTCTCTCCCTCCTCAATTCGAAACAGAAAGTTGAAAAACCACTGTACACTCAAGCGAGAACTACTCACCCCAGATCTGACGTATTGGTCTACTCAAGCAAGTGGAAGAACAGCTTAACTAAG CGAgcattaaatagaaaaaaattgacTGCAACTGAATTCAGCAATAAGGAAAACTCTGAATCAAGCACTGAGCACGATAAAGAAAACTCCTTTATCAAAACTGAACCAAGAAGAGTTAAAATATTTGATGGAGG GTACAAGTCAAATGAAGACTATGTGTATGTGCggggaagagggagggggaagTACATCTGTGAAGAATGTGGAATACGTTGCAAGAAACCCAGCATGCTGAAGAAGCATATTCGCACACATACAGATGTCCGTCCTTACCACTGCAATTACTGCAACTTCTCCTTTAAAACTAAAG gaaatttAACAAAACATATGAAGTCAAAGGCACATAGCAAGAAATGCATGGATTTGGGAGTCTCAGTAGGTTTAATAGATGACCAGGATGGAGAAGAAGAATTtg GTGAGAAGCAGAGATTTGGCTATGACCAGTCGGGATACGATGTGGAAGAGTCCGATGGTGCAGATGAAGATGAAAATGAcaatgaagatgatgatgaagacAGCCAGGCTGAGTCAGTCCTATCCACAACCCCCTCGGTGacagccagcccccagcatcATCCATCTCGACATGGCCTGCAGGATGCTGCCAGCACTGATGAAGACATCAGGCTCCCCGACTGTTTTGCTGGGGTTCACACGGACTCTATGGATGGCCTGCCCAAAGCTCTGCTGACAAAGATGACCGTCCTTAGCACGGTGCAGTCAGTTAGCAGGACCTCTAGGTCACCAGCAGAATTCACCCATCAGGAAGCACATGAGGATAAAGCCCAGGAGAGGGGAGCAGGTCCCCGCAGTGCTAGTGTGACGCTGGCAGACGTCGGTCCGACATCTCCAGGTCGCCAGATGTCTGTGGATTACCCTGATCCAGAACCAGCCTTGGACCACTCCTTAATATCAACTGCAGCTCTCACAAAG AGCACGTCCTCTGTCAGCTCGCCCTCCTCGCCGGCGGACCACAGCATGCAGACCGCAGCGCTGTCGCCCTACGCCGAAAGCCCGGAGGAGAAGCTGGCCGGGTGCCCGCAGCACGTCACTGAGCCGAGGGCTCCTCAGACTCATCTCTTCAGCCACCTCCCCCTGCACTCGCAGCGGCAAGCCAAGGCACCCTACGGCACGGTACCAATCGGGGGGATTCAGGTGGTCCCCGCTGGCCTGGCCACCTACTCCACCTTCGTTCCCATCCAGGCGGGACCAGTGCAGCTCACCATCCCCACCGTTAGCGTGATTCACAGAACTACCAGCACCCTCGGCGAGGCAGGCGGCACGGCCACCGGTGCCGCTGCCAACCCCATGGGTGTCGCCGAGGTGAACAGCGTGGTGCCGTGCATCCCCATAGGGCAGGTGAGCGTGCCGGGCATCCAGGGTCTCGGCACGCCCGGCTTGCAGACTCTGCCGCCACTGGGCATGGAGACGGTGAACATCTTGGGGCTGGCGAACACAAACATCGCCCCGCAGATGCGCCCTTCGGGAATTACCCTGAACGCCGTGGGTCTCCAGGTTTTGACCGCCGGCGCGGCCCCGCAGGGCAACCCCAGCCCGCAGGCCCACATTCCCGGCTTGCAGATACTGAACATCGCCCTGCCGACCCTCATCCCCTCCGTCAGCCCCGTGGGTGCCGAGGGGCACGGGGCTGCCGAGGCGCCCGCCCCAGGCAGCAAGGCCAAGGCCTGCGAGGCACAGCCGGAGCCGCCGCCTGCCGGCTTCCCCGCGGCCGAGGCCGGCCAGGCGGGCAGGGCCGCTTCTCCCCAGGCGGCGGCTGGCGGCCAGCGGTACGGCGGTACGGGGCACCCCGAGCCCGCCCCGCTGACCGACTACGAGCGACCCAGGGGTCCGGGGAAGGCGGATCCTGAAAAGACTGACCTCGCCAGCCCCGCCAAGCCAAAGCGCAGCGTCCCTTCCCTGCAGGTGAAGAGGGCTGCCCCGGCGGAGCCCCGCTCCAAGGGGAATCCCGATGCATTAACCAAGTCCCCGGTCCACCGAACTGTCTCCCCGGACAGACAGGTACACAGGCCAGCCACCTTGCCCCGGCGGCAAAACACGGTGCAGTTTAGCGATGGCAGCAGTGACGATGAGGATAGACTTGTAATAGCGACctag